The Panicum hallii strain FIL2 chromosome 9, PHallii_v3.1, whole genome shotgun sequence genome has a window encoding:
- the LOC112877765 gene encoding EPIDERMAL PATTERNING FACTOR-like protein 2 isoform X1, whose protein sequence is MGHLFLLLLALLLAASAHASTHGHGKAAFTEDKSIAGIIGVIGSRPPSCAGRCRSCGHCEAVQVPISPQELQKRRRKKLGHGIRAAGAAAAAGGRAMPASYDDHSNYKPLSWRCKCGRLILDP, encoded by the exons ATGGGCCATCTTTTCCTGCTCCTGCTAGCCCTCCTCCTCGCTGCTTCCGCCCACGCTTCCACCCATGGCCATGGCAAAGCTGCTTTCACCGAG GATAAGAGCATTGCGGGCATCATAGGCGTGATCGGGTCAAGGCCGCCGAGCTGCGCGGGGAGGTGCAGGTCCTGCGGCCACTGCGAGGCGGTGCAGGTGCCCATATCACCGCAGGAGCTgcagaagaggaggaggaagaagctcgGCCATGGCATCAGGGCggctggcgccgccgccgccgctggtggAAGAGCGATGCCGGCCTCCTATGATGACCACTCCAACTACAAGCCGCTGAGCTGGAGATGCAAGTGTGGGCGGCTCATCTTGGACCCTTGA
- the LOC112877765 gene encoding EPIDERMAL PATTERNING FACTOR-like protein 2 isoform X2: MAMAKLLSPRSDKSIAGIIGVIGSRPPSCAGRCRSCGHCEAVQVPISPQELQKRRRKKLGHGIRAAGAAAAAGGRAMPASYDDHSNYKPLSWRCKCGRLILDP, encoded by the exons ATGGCCATGGCAAAGCTGCTTTCACCGAGGTCA GATAAGAGCATTGCGGGCATCATAGGCGTGATCGGGTCAAGGCCGCCGAGCTGCGCGGGGAGGTGCAGGTCCTGCGGCCACTGCGAGGCGGTGCAGGTGCCCATATCACCGCAGGAGCTgcagaagaggaggaggaagaagctcgGCCATGGCATCAGGGCggctggcgccgccgccgccgctggtggAAGAGCGATGCCGGCCTCCTATGATGACCACTCCAACTACAAGCCGCTGAGCTGGAGATGCAAGTGTGGGCGGCTCATCTTGGACCCTTGA
- the LOC112877363 gene encoding acyl-acyl carrier protein thioesterase ATL4, chloroplastic-like, whose amino-acid sequence MQQQMAGLVRQVTGLSPRPRAADGSSGANGQHCVVVRTGRARPGRVVAAAAHVAARPRYCRLRVAASVAVADTSSQLLEQQHLRPGNTASNQLITTIWKDKFLEIEMKVLDDELDEYGVVNNAIYASYLHRGRAVLLEKLGFSVDYWTSTGNALTLSELNLKYLSPLRSGDRFVVKVKPVQIKGVRIIVEHMIETLPDRKLVVEARATVVCLNNDFRPTRVFPELSARLMEVFSCKVA is encoded by the exons ATGCAGCAGCAGATGGCCGGCCTCGTTCGTCAGGTCACCGGCCTCTCCCCTCGGCCCCGCGCCGCCGATGGGAGCTCCGGCGCCAATGGCCAGCACTGCGTGGTGGTGCGCACCGGCCGGGCGCGTCCCGGCAGGGTCGTCGCAGCGGCGGCGCACGTGGCTGCCCGGCCCAGGTACTGCCGGCTCCGGGTCGCGGCTTCCGTCGCCGTCGCTGATACCAGCAGCCAGCTTCTTGAGCAACAACACCTTCGCCCCGGCAACACCGCGTCGAACCAGCTTATTACCACCATCTG GAAGGACAAGTTCTTAGAGATCGAGATGAAGGTCTTGGACGACGAGCTCGACGAGTATGGCGTCGTCAACAACGCCATCTACGCCAGCTACCTCCACAGAG GTCGTGCCGTGTTGCTCGAGAAGCTGGGCTTCAGCGTGGACTACTGGACATCCACGGGCAACGCCTTGACTCTGTCAGAGTTGAACCTCAAGTACTTATCACCTTTGAGG AGTGGCGACAGGTTCGTTGTCAAGGTGAAGCCTGTGCAAATCAAAGGCGTGCGAATCATCGTCGAGCACATGATCGAGACCCTGCCGGATCGTAAG CTCGTAGTGGAAGCCAGAGCGACCGTTGTTTGCCTCAACAATGACTTTCGTCCAACTCGTGTGTTCCCAGAGTTATCTGCAAGATTAATGGAGGTCTTCTCTTGCAAGGTTGCCTAA